A DNA window from Pseudoalteromonas spongiae UST010723-006 contains the following coding sequences:
- the ccoG gene encoding cytochrome c oxidase accessory protein CcoG, translating into MDKQIKVKNIPTEVKVHKPDAEKFDRFNPRNRIYVRAVKGLHQKLRKYLGFIAMLSFMLLPWVSFNGHQAVLFDIFNQKFNIFGMTLWPQDLTILAWIFMIGAFALFLVTTFYGRVWCGYMCPQTVWTFIFIWFEEKIEGSANQRKKLDQRKMDFDKFWRKSAKHLSWVGFSLFTSLTFVGYFTPIRELMVDFFTFEATAYAVGGVLFFTFCTYGNAGWMREIMCLHMCPYSRFQSAMFDQDTFTVSYDEKRGENRGPRGRKQDPKELGLGDCIDCKMCVHVCPTGIDIRNGLQYECINCGACIDACDEVMDKMNYDKGLISYTTERNLTSDKKTHAFRPKIIGYLVVMLVICGIFVADVMTRIPMDLDIIRDRNQLYRVTNEGLVENTYTLKILNKSQQDHEYTIAVEGLNNFNIIGKTQVHIRSGESYSLPLSIAIDPYDLKSPITEFHFVLQRTDQTQTQLAQPSKFFKGR; encoded by the coding sequence ATGGACAAGCAAATTAAAGTAAAAAATATCCCAACCGAAGTAAAGGTACATAAGCCTGACGCGGAAAAATTTGACCGTTTTAACCCGCGCAACCGCATTTATGTTCGTGCTGTAAAAGGCTTACACCAAAAGTTACGTAAGTACCTTGGTTTTATTGCCATGCTTAGTTTTATGTTACTGCCATGGGTGAGCTTCAACGGTCATCAGGCGGTTCTTTTCGATATTTTCAATCAAAAATTCAATATCTTTGGCATGACATTATGGCCGCAAGATTTAACCATTCTTGCCTGGATTTTTATGATTGGTGCGTTTGCTCTGTTTTTAGTAACGACTTTTTATGGTCGAGTTTGGTGTGGCTATATGTGCCCGCAAACTGTGTGGACGTTTATCTTTATTTGGTTTGAAGAAAAAATCGAAGGCAGCGCGAATCAGCGTAAAAAACTCGATCAGCGTAAAATGGACTTTGATAAGTTTTGGCGAAAATCAGCGAAACATTTAAGTTGGGTTGGTTTCTCACTTTTTACCTCGTTAACCTTTGTTGGTTATTTCACGCCTATTCGTGAACTCATGGTGGATTTTTTCACCTTTGAAGCAACGGCATATGCCGTTGGTGGCGTATTGTTTTTTACGTTTTGTACCTATGGCAATGCAGGCTGGATGCGCGAAATCATGTGTTTACATATGTGTCCTTATTCGCGTTTTCAATCAGCGATGTTCGACCAAGATACCTTCACTGTTAGCTATGACGAAAAGCGCGGTGAAAACCGTGGTCCGCGCGGCAGAAAACAAGATCCAAAAGAGCTTGGTTTAGGCGATTGTATTGATTGTAAAATGTGTGTGCATGTCTGCCCGACAGGCATTGATATCCGTAATGGATTACAGTACGAATGCATTAACTGTGGTGCATGTATCGATGCGTGTGACGAAGTGATGGATAAAATGAATTATGACAAAGGGCTTATTTCATACACCACAGAGCGTAACTTAACATCTGATAAAAAAACTCACGCGTTTCGTCCGAAAATTATTGGCTACTTGGTCGTAATGCTTGTTATTTGCGGTATTTTTGTTGCGGATGTGATGACTCGTATTCCTATGGACCTTGATATTATTCGCGACCGAAATCAGCTTTACCGCGTAACTAATGAAGGTTTAGTTGAAAACACATACACCTTAAAAATTCTCAATAAATCACAGCAAGATCACGAATACACCATCGCAGTTGAGGGGCTAAATAATTTTAATATTATTGGTAAAACACAAGTGCATATTCGTTCCGGTGAGTCGTATAGCCTGCCGTTGTCAATTGCAATTGATCCGTATGATTTGAAATCGCCAATTACCGAATTTCATTTTGTATTGCAGCGTACAGATCAAACGCAGACGCAACTTGCACAGCCAAGTAAGTTCTTTAAAGGACGTTAA
- a CDS encoding thiol:disulfide interchange protein DsbA/DsbL, with protein MTKKLFLIVALIFPLALFAKEFTFEEGKHFSRIKTEKSEKPQVTEFFSYYCPHCYNFEMIAQRLNKELPADTFVKSHVNFLNGIDPKTQSLLSVGYLVAKQAGKASEASDAIFSFIHRNRGSFATIGDVRRLFVLNDIVTEEKFDQLAGSMAIAAQEQYMVEQQKRFSDLRALTGVPTFIVNDIYRIELTSIKSYDELKALVDYLLEK; from the coding sequence ATGACTAAGAAGTTATTTTTAATTGTTGCATTAATTTTTCCGTTAGCACTATTTGCTAAGGAGTTTACGTTTGAAGAGGGGAAACACTTTTCACGTATTAAAACTGAAAAATCTGAAAAACCACAAGTAACCGAGTTTTTCTCATACTACTGCCCGCATTGCTACAATTTTGAAATGATCGCCCAGCGATTAAATAAAGAACTACCAGCAGATACTTTTGTTAAAAGTCATGTAAACTTTTTAAACGGCATTGACCCAAAAACTCAATCGTTGCTTTCTGTTGGTTACTTAGTTGCAAAACAAGCTGGTAAAGCGAGTGAAGCGAGCGATGCTATCTTCTCATTTATTCATCGCAATCGCGGTAGCTTCGCAACAATCGGTGATGTGCGTCGCTTATTTGTATTAAACGATATTGTGACAGAAGAAAAATTTGACCAGCTAGCTGGCAGCATGGCAATTGCTGCGCAAGAACAGTACATGGTTGAACAGCAAAAGCGTTTTTCAGACCTACGTGCGTTGACTGGCGTACCAACATTTATTGTTAACGATATTTACCGTATCGAATTAACCAGTATTAAATCATACGATGAGCTAAAAGCGCTCGTTGACTATCTATTAGAAAAATAA
- a CDS encoding thiol:disulfide interchange protein DsbA/DsbL: protein MKAFFKAALLALALPVVAIANQFEEGVHYEVISDRATKKPEVTEFFSFYCPACNNMENVIYDIKPLLKDGVAFKKAHVNFMGGRSKENQEMLSQALATAEALPQKDQVIAGIFNHIHGERKSFNEVADVKDVFVAKGVEAAIFDKYYKSFGVRTKAKKMSKEQEFFKSKGALGSVPTFIVNGKYKVNFGRKSGISSAEDMANLINYLAQK from the coding sequence ATGAAAGCATTTTTTAAAGCTGCTCTTTTAGCTTTAGCACTGCCTGTTGTGGCAATTGCCAACCAGTTTGAAGAAGGCGTGCACTACGAAGTGATCTCAGATCGCGCAACTAAAAAGCCAGAAGTCACCGAGTTTTTCTCATTCTACTGCCCTGCATGTAACAACATGGAAAACGTGATTTACGACATTAAACCTTTACTAAAAGACGGCGTGGCATTTAAAAAAGCGCACGTTAACTTTATGGGCGGTCGTTCAAAAGAAAATCAAGAAATGTTGTCACAAGCGTTAGCAACAGCTGAAGCGCTGCCACAAAAAGACCAAGTGATAGCAGGTATTTTTAACCATATTCACGGTGAGCGTAAAAGCTTTAATGAAGTTGCAGACGTAAAAGATGTATTTGTAGCTAAAGGTGTTGAGGCTGCAATATTCGATAAATATTACAAGAGCTTCGGCGTACGCACTAAAGCGAAGAAAATGAGCAAAGAACAAGAGTTCTTTAAGAGCAAAGGTGCATTGGGTTCAGTACCAACCTTTATTGTTAATGGTAAGTACAAAGTTAACTTTGGCCGTAAGTCAGGCATTTCAAGTGCTGAAGATATGGCGAATCTTATCAATTACCTTGCTCAAAAATAA
- a CDS encoding prepilin-type N-terminal cleavage/methylation domain-containing protein produces the protein MKKWQSGFSLLEILAVLVIIGFAMNLVVLTLNDQQEEQLETEALKLHTMINLASEFAVMNQLELGFHIDKNTNTFELLAFDSEKWVAITEPEVFKPHQFSEFISVEMALEDLPWGEENLLQQVDWRQLLNSEDEESLLELEKMKIPQVLLLSSGEVSPFQLVLTLTDNEKARPYYIKGELMAPVELSQELDDDA, from the coding sequence ATGAAAAAGTGGCAAAGCGGATTTAGCTTACTCGAAATTTTAGCGGTATTGGTAATTATCGGCTTTGCCATGAACCTTGTTGTTCTTACGCTTAATGATCAGCAAGAAGAACAACTTGAAACCGAAGCACTTAAGCTTCATACCATGATTAATCTTGCCTCTGAATTTGCCGTTATGAACCAGCTTGAGCTGGGCTTTCATATTGATAAAAATACTAATACGTTTGAGCTGCTGGCGTTTGATAGCGAAAAGTGGGTTGCAATTACAGAGCCTGAAGTATTTAAACCACATCAGTTCAGTGAATTTATTAGTGTTGAAATGGCACTTGAAGATTTGCCGTGGGGTGAGGAAAACTTGTTGCAACAAGTTGACTGGCGTCAGCTTCTTAACAGTGAAGATGAAGAAAGCTTATTGGAACTTGAGAAAATGAAAATTCCACAGGTTTTATTGCTGTCTTCCGGTGAAGTGAGCCCTTTTCAGCTAGTACTAACGCTAACTGATAACGAAAAAGCGCGTCCTTATTACATTAAAGGTGAGTTAATGGCACCGGTTGAATTGTCGCAGGAATTGGACGACGATGCTTAG
- the gspJ gene encoding type II secretion system minor pseudopilin GspJ, producing MVTQRNSYLGFTLIEVLVALAVLAMVTLASHQILSTAINANQNSKEKVAEIGAMNTVFRMMQQDFTQLALRNTRNESGDSLELFLMADRFLFDSQYHGVAGVRDGWSNPVNLLPRSELQLFSYVVEEDNLVRKYRIYVDSLDGTEPKSQVLLEDIKDFTISFRGDNDKWEENWTNPSLPKAIKVEIALADEIIVSRILLLPENEAT from the coding sequence GTGGTCACTCAGCGCAATAGCTATTTAGGATTTACGCTAATTGAGGTGCTGGTGGCACTAGCAGTATTAGCAATGGTAACGCTGGCAAGCCATCAAATTTTATCGACTGCGATTAATGCCAATCAAAACTCAAAAGAAAAAGTAGCGGAAATAGGCGCTATGAATACGGTTTTCCGTATGATGCAGCAAGATTTTACCCAATTAGCACTACGTAACACACGCAATGAATCGGGTGATAGTTTAGAGCTGTTTTTAATGGCTGATCGTTTTTTATTTGATAGTCAATATCACGGTGTTGCAGGCGTGCGAGATGGTTGGAGTAACCCAGTTAATTTATTGCCGCGCAGTGAATTACAGTTATTCAGTTATGTTGTAGAAGAAGATAACTTAGTGCGCAAATATCGCATTTATGTCGATTCGCTCGATGGCACTGAACCGAAAAGCCAAGTATTACTGGAAGACATTAAAGACTTCACCATTAGTTTTCGTGGCGACAACGATAAATGGGAAGAAAATTGGACAAATCCTAGCTTGCCTAAAGCTATCAAAGTAGAAATCGCGTTAGCCGATGAAATTATCGTAAGTCGCATTTTACTGCTGCCAGAGAATGAGGCAACCTGA
- a CDS encoding type II secretion system protein N, with product MKKTISLILLFIIAFIAFVIYLAPASVVLGFAQSYLPKNIKVVGVSGTIWQGRIAQAQINQQLIDKLEWQLKPASLLTGKVSADIKFGSLRGFDTPYGKASVTLPFSAETVQLSRANIRVSTSSIMDNVKLPMALPSKGNLKVKVSNAELPLVAKDKLCHVLAGNAETHNLSVQGLQGWIEFDTIKGKLGCDNGSLTLNINEENQLGLQLEAQYGMRLMSVSGFVKPDASLPKQVHDAVKFLGKPDNSGRYPFKF from the coding sequence ATGAAAAAAACGATATCTCTTATCTTGTTATTTATTATCGCATTTATTGCGTTTGTTATATATCTTGCGCCAGCCTCGGTTGTGCTTGGCTTTGCACAAAGCTACTTACCAAAAAATATTAAAGTTGTAGGTGTGTCAGGCACGATTTGGCAAGGTCGCATCGCTCAGGCTCAAATTAATCAACAACTTATTGATAAGCTAGAGTGGCAGTTAAAACCAGCTAGTCTGTTAACTGGCAAGGTGAGTGCTGATATTAAGTTTGGTAGCTTACGGGGTTTTGATACGCCTTACGGTAAAGCGTCAGTTACTTTGCCATTTTCAGCGGAAACGGTGCAGTTAAGCCGTGCTAATATCCGTGTTTCGACATCAAGTATTATGGATAATGTGAAATTGCCAATGGCGCTGCCAAGTAAAGGTAATTTAAAAGTAAAAGTGAGCAATGCTGAATTGCCATTAGTAGCAAAAGATAAGTTGTGTCATGTTTTAGCTGGTAATGCTGAAACGCACAATTTATCGGTGCAAGGTCTACAAGGTTGGATTGAGTTTGACACTATCAAGGGTAAGCTTGGGTGTGATAATGGGTCGCTAACTTTAAATATTAATGAAGAGAACCAACTTGGGCTGCAGCTAGAAGCGCAATATGGCATGCGCTTGATGAGTGTTAGTGGCTTTGTTAAACCAGATGCAAGTTTGCCAAAACAAGTTCATGATGCCGTTAAGTTTTTGGGTAAGCCAGATAATAGCGGGCGCTACCCGTTTAAGTTCTAA
- a CDS encoding serine/threonine protein kinase, giving the protein MSTFDFSDLTPERILDAVESIGVYPISGLLPLNSYENRVYQFVAEDNKRYVVKFYRPERWSSLQIQEEHDFSYELVDGEVPVVAPIKRDNTSLFEYQGYRFALFPSVGGRTFEADNYDHLEVLGRFIGRLHNVAKTKQFAVRPTISCQEFLHDAKRSLIDSNLISPSLETPFMTVLQQVITLTEEKYSPINEIRLHGDCHIGNILWTGNELTFVDLDDARQGPAVQDLWMMLSGDESEQRMQMDTLLCAYDEFSSLDLQELKLIEPLRALRMINYMGWLAKRWSDLAFQRNFSWFASDKYWEQQILSLKEQLAALHEAPLKLLP; this is encoded by the coding sequence ATGTCGACTTTTGATTTTAGTGATTTAACGCCTGAACGTATTTTAGACGCGGTTGAAAGCATTGGCGTTTACCCTATATCGGGGCTTTTACCGCTCAACAGCTATGAAAACCGCGTTTATCAGTTTGTGGCTGAAGATAACAAACGTTATGTAGTGAAGTTTTATCGCCCAGAGCGTTGGAGTTCTTTGCAAATACAAGAAGAGCATGATTTTAGTTATGAACTGGTTGACGGTGAAGTGCCAGTTGTCGCGCCAATAAAACGCGACAATACCAGTTTATTTGAATACCAAGGCTACCGTTTTGCGCTGTTTCCGAGTGTAGGTGGTAGAACGTTTGAAGCAGATAATTACGATCACCTGGAAGTTTTAGGTCGTTTTATCGGTCGTTTACATAATGTGGCTAAAACTAAACAGTTTGCAGTTAGGCCAACAATAAGTTGCCAAGAGTTTTTGCACGACGCTAAACGTTCTCTAATAGATAGTAATTTAATATCGCCAAGCTTAGAAACACCGTTTATGACTGTTTTGCAACAGGTTATCACGTTAACTGAAGAGAAATATTCGCCAATTAACGAGATCCGCTTGCATGGTGATTGCCATATTGGCAATATTCTGTGGACAGGCAATGAACTGACTTTCGTTGATTTAGATGACGCACGTCAGGGGCCGGCAGTTCAAGACTTATGGATGATGTTAAGCGGTGATGAAAGTGAACAACGCATGCAAATGGATACGTTGTTGTGTGCATATGACGAATTCTCATCACTGGATTTGCAAGAACTGAAGCTGATCGAACCTTTGCGCGCCTTACGTATGATTAATTATATGGGCTGGCTTGCAAAACGTTGGAGTGATTTAGCATTTCAACGGAACTTTTCGTGGTTTGCATCAGACAAATACTGGGAACAACAAATATTAAGTTTAAAGGAGCAATTGGCTGCGTTGCACGAAGCACCGTTAAAGCTTTTGCCATAA
- a CDS encoding UPF0149 family protein yields MIEFTQIDKHALASWLASSEMAPYAMPLSQLEGYLFALIAAPAPIIEDIWVSEALGSKSEQLADDKLFALMAFHNDVSDHVFEKGYALSSRISMMQPSAANLSKDSELHLWALGFTQGIKHYIEPIVSANNLNGELSEALAMTLGYLCFFADLNNDASLCDDVISLLEAFAEGYAELIEACVLDAGLIEEDDLDDLE; encoded by the coding sequence ATGATTGAATTTACACAAATAGATAAGCACGCGTTGGCGAGCTGGTTAGCAAGCAGTGAAATGGCACCTTATGCGATGCCATTATCCCAGCTTGAAGGGTATTTATTTGCGCTTATAGCGGCGCCAGCTCCGATCATTGAAGATATTTGGGTAAGTGAAGCGCTTGGTAGTAAAAGCGAGCAATTAGCCGACGATAAACTGTTTGCGTTAATGGCCTTTCACAATGATGTTAGCGATCATGTTTTTGAAAAAGGCTATGCGCTTTCTTCTCGCATTAGCATGATGCAACCGAGCGCTGCTAATTTATCAAAAGACAGTGAGCTTCATTTATGGGCGCTAGGTTTTACTCAAGGCATTAAGCATTACATAGAGCCAATTGTATCGGCGAATAATCTCAATGGGGAACTAAGCGAAGCACTGGCTATGACGTTAGGTTATTTATGCTTTTTTGCAGATCTAAATAACGACGCTTCATTGTGTGATGATGTTATCAGCTTGCTTGAAGCATTTGCTGAGGGGTATGCAGAGCTTATCGAAGCATGTGTACTGGATGCAGGGCTCATTGAAGAGGATGATTTAGATGATCTCGAATGA
- the gspK gene encoding type II secretion system minor pseudopilin GspK codes for MRLKQTGAALIIVLFVVALAASLAVKMNARLMVEVQRSSNLVLQQQARWYAMAGEALAKQLLIEVKKQDKDRIDLSQKWAVETPPYPVEDGTVAGKIIDLQACLNLNALRFVDPNNASTRNFNEAHKTLEALLDLIPDLPMEESKEALADSVFDWLDEDSMPKRQGVEEGEYMSYSIPYMTANNLFASVSELRLIRGFNPIIVEKLKPYVCVIPQYDEFKVNVNTLQPEQSLLLAAMLDISESQAETIISQRPNEGWDDLNKFINDAKQNGAKSLDDKDKRFVINSNYFEAQIKASFFETNFAMKSIIHITDNQKVSVLARRFGGVQ; via the coding sequence ATGAGGCTAAAGCAAACGGGTGCAGCGTTAATTATTGTTTTATTTGTGGTGGCGTTGGCAGCATCTTTGGCAGTTAAAATGAATGCGCGCTTGATGGTAGAAGTACAGCGTTCAAGTAATCTCGTATTACAGCAGCAGGCACGTTGGTATGCCATGGCGGGGGAAGCTCTGGCTAAGCAATTGCTGATTGAAGTAAAAAAACAAGATAAAGATCGTATCGACTTATCACAAAAGTGGGCTGTTGAAACGCCACCTTACCCTGTTGAAGACGGTACAGTTGCAGGTAAAATCATTGATTTACAGGCGTGTTTAAACCTTAATGCGCTGCGGTTTGTTGACCCAAACAATGCTAGCACTCGAAACTTTAATGAAGCACATAAAACATTAGAGGCGTTACTCGATCTGATTCCTGATTTACCGATGGAAGAATCGAAAGAAGCACTTGCAGATAGTGTATTTGATTGGCTGGATGAAGATAGCATGCCAAAAAGGCAGGGTGTCGAAGAGGGTGAGTACATGTCTTACAGTATTCCCTATATGACAGCCAATAACTTATTTGCTAGCGTATCTGAGCTGAGATTAATTCGTGGCTTTAACCCGATCATCGTGGAAAAATTAAAGCCTTATGTTTGCGTTATTCCCCAATACGATGAATTTAAAGTGAATGTGAACACTCTGCAACCTGAACAGAGTTTGTTATTGGCTGCAATGCTGGATATTTCAGAGAGTCAAGCAGAGACAATAATAAGTCAGCGTCCAAATGAGGGCTGGGATGACCTTAATAAATTCATTAATGATGCCAAACAAAATGGCGCTAAATCGTTAGACGATAAAGATAAACGCTTTGTAATAAACAGTAATTATTTTGAAGCGCAAATAAAGGCAAGCTTCTTTGAAACGAATTTTGCGATGAAATCCATAATACATATAACAGATAATCAAAAAGTTAGTGTACTGGCGCGTAGATTTGGAGGCGTACAGTGA
- the gspM gene encoding type II secretion system protein GspM, with product MNQLETYWQNLKPNEQLLLKCAAVIFTLFIIVMLIIRPLNNKIEKAEKTLQQQQELAQFVKQSAAKINGGRQGKRAVSGSLSQIINVSSRRAQISISKMQPKDETLRLTIESVEFNKLLIWLESLVEDSGLTISAIDINRGAEPGMVSISRLVVEK from the coding sequence ATGAACCAGTTAGAAACATATTGGCAGAATCTTAAACCAAATGAACAACTACTGCTGAAATGCGCAGCGGTAATTTTTACCTTGTTTATTATTGTGATGTTAATTATTCGTCCATTAAACAATAAAATTGAAAAAGCGGAAAAAACCTTGCAGCAACAGCAAGAATTAGCGCAATTTGTAAAACAAAGTGCAGCAAAAATTAATGGCGGCAGACAAGGTAAACGCGCGGTGAGTGGCAGCTTAAGTCAGATTATTAATGTTTCGAGCCGTCGCGCGCAAATCAGCATTAGCAAAATGCAGCCAAAAGATGAGACACTGCGTCTTACCATCGAATCAGTTGAATTTAATAAACTACTTATTTGGCTTGAATCACTGGTCGAAGATAGTGGTTTAACGATCTCTGCGATTGATATTAATCGAGGTGCCGAGCCAGGCATGGTAAGCATAAGTCGCTTGGTGGTTGAGAAGTAA
- the gspI gene encoding type II secretion system minor pseudopilin GspI: MLRVRGFTLLEVMIAMAICALAGIAAMKAVGDHINHLSNIEEQQLASWVAENQLAELTLTTSWPPADNKTGDEEQAGIKFYWRHKITKTESPNLLEARVLVYSDEARKHDVYELITYIAKSEGK; encoded by the coding sequence ATGCTTAGAGTGCGCGGTTTTACGTTATTAGAAGTGATGATTGCAATGGCCATTTGTGCACTTGCAGGCATTGCCGCAATGAAAGCGGTTGGTGATCACATTAATCACCTATCAAATATTGAAGAGCAACAGCTTGCAAGCTGGGTTGCTGAAAATCAATTAGCAGAATTAACGCTTACTACCAGCTGGCCGCCAGCGGATAATAAAACCGGTGATGAAGAGCAAGCGGGAATTAAGTTTTATTGGCGTCACAAAATTACCAAAACCGAAAGCCCCAACCTCCTTGAAGCAAGAGTGTTAGTGTACTCAGATGAAGCACGTAAACACGATGTTTATGAGCTTATTACTTACATTGCCAAAAGTGAGGGTAAGTAA
- the gspL gene encoding type II secretion system protein GspL: protein MKETLIIRLGQSVNDPIHWLISNANETIASGRIDNSLVLEELAEKAQSREVIALFPASKVQLKTVVLPTKYNRKLESALPFMLEEELACELDDVLISIGEPCMLGEKHALQVAVCQRAWFENWLDILKTAELSPTRALPDALLLPQFDDADVTVTALENNWLFRLDAWRIAEVETSWVNEFTATLDAQSLAHLSDLEFEYDNAVKKLEHYDLPLAIFTKQLATQPFNMLQGAFQVKKQSKGVWPVWQVPAIAAGVALMFGLVLKAVTAYQLEQKVAVAKAETIEAYQQAFPGSKVRPNLIRRQIQSKLSQVSSGGETGFLFLLHHLTPVFKDVEGFTPETLRFDSKRGELRLRASARDFQSFNVVKQRLERSALQVEQGSLSNSGNLVVGEIKIKAGS from the coding sequence GTGAAAGAAACCTTAATTATTCGCTTAGGGCAATCGGTTAATGATCCGATCCATTGGCTTATTAGCAATGCGAATGAAACCATAGCAAGTGGCCGAATTGATAATAGTTTGGTACTTGAAGAATTAGCTGAAAAAGCGCAATCACGGGAAGTTATCGCGCTATTTCCTGCCAGCAAAGTGCAGCTTAAAACAGTAGTTTTACCGACTAAATATAACCGTAAGTTAGAGTCAGCATTGCCATTTATGCTAGAAGAAGAACTGGCGTGTGAACTTGATGATGTCTTGATTAGCATCGGTGAACCTTGCATGTTAGGCGAAAAGCATGCATTGCAAGTGGCTGTATGTCAGCGAGCGTGGTTTGAAAACTGGTTGGATATTTTAAAAACAGCAGAGCTATCGCCAACGCGTGCACTGCCTGATGCGCTGTTACTACCACAATTTGATGACGCCGATGTAACTGTTACGGCGCTTGAAAACAACTGGTTGTTTAGACTTGATGCTTGGCGCATTGCCGAGGTGGAAACAAGTTGGGTAAACGAATTTACTGCGACCCTAGATGCACAATCGCTCGCACATCTTAGCGATTTAGAGTTTGAATATGACAACGCGGTAAAAAAATTAGAACACTATGACTTACCGCTAGCGATTTTTACCAAACAGCTTGCGACGCAGCCATTTAATATGTTGCAAGGTGCATTTCAGGTTAAAAAACAAAGTAAAGGTGTGTGGCCTGTATGGCAAGTGCCTGCTATTGCCGCAGGTGTAGCTTTAATGTTTGGCCTTGTTTTGAAAGCGGTAACTGCGTACCAATTGGAGCAGAAAGTTGCTGTTGCAAAAGCTGAGACAATTGAAGCGTATCAACAAGCATTTCCCGGTTCAAAAGTGCGACCAAACCTAATTCGCCGTCAAATTCAGTCTAAATTGTCACAAGTATCGTCTGGTGGCGAAACCGGCTTTTTGTTCTTACTACACCACCTAACGCCTGTATTTAAAGATGTTGAAGGTTTTACACCTGAAACATTACGTTTTGACAGTAAGCGCGGTGAGCTACGCTTACGCGCCAGTGCAAGAGATTTCCAGAGCTTTAATGTTGTAAAACAACGATTGGAACGTTCAGCGTTGCAAGTCGAGCAAGGATCACTTAGCAACTCGGGTAATCTGGTGGTAGGCGAAATAAAAATTAAGGCGGGTTCATGA
- a CDS encoding EAL domain-containing protein: MELKEQTVYIFDSSEEQRATTQKCIEYLWAGRIFTTGNLASLQSEVVQGTSDDTLVIAVSAFTDVDMSSWLLGTGFKGRLVLLLNDEDAVPLFLPCELVAQINKPVKLSDFNQVFSQRSVTEKIIDKDKLASLLSRRDCINLDFQPEFRSQNEKLSGFECLVRFQENGIQLSTREVMNAIENHQMIATFSEVFFKRIAEVLPAFSSVRLSINLSLIDLEQYDLLKVMSQHLDIAGINPEQIVFEFPLDAFYSSNAKVIELLTGLKELGFSLAIDGDDDVLSNIEKLPLVIDEVKVPVAQLQHLDKQQMDKVSQAYHYHSINYIFARIENYQQQKLVQNNFSCSFMQGYYLAPPIPVNQVFEMLKNNRI, translated from the coding sequence ATGGAATTAAAAGAACAAACCGTATACATATTTGATAGTAGTGAAGAACAACGGGCTACTACACAAAAGTGTATAGAATATCTATGGGCTGGCAGAATTTTCACTACGGGCAATCTCGCTAGTTTACAAAGTGAAGTTGTACAGGGCACCAGTGACGACACATTAGTTATCGCAGTAAGCGCGTTTACTGATGTTGATATGTCGAGCTGGTTGCTTGGCACAGGTTTTAAAGGTCGTTTAGTCCTACTGCTAAATGATGAAGATGCGGTGCCATTATTCTTACCTTGTGAACTCGTCGCACAAATTAATAAACCGGTAAAATTAAGTGATTTTAACCAAGTATTTAGTCAGCGTTCGGTGACTGAGAAAATTATCGATAAAGACAAATTAGCTTCACTTCTCTCACGACGAGATTGTATTAATCTCGATTTTCAGCCGGAATTTCGCAGCCAAAATGAAAAACTATCAGGGTTTGAATGTCTTGTGCGTTTTCAAGAAAATGGTATTCAGTTGAGTACGCGCGAAGTAATGAACGCTATCGAAAATCATCAGATGATCGCGACCTTTAGCGAAGTATTCTTTAAGCGCATTGCCGAAGTATTGCCTGCATTTAGCAGCGTACGCCTTTCGATTAACTTATCGCTTATCGATCTTGAACAGTATGACTTACTTAAAGTGATGAGCCAGCATCTAGATATCGCGGGAATTAATCCTGAACAAATCGTTTTTGAGTTCCCGTTGGACGCATTCTATAGCTCAAATGCTAAGGTCATTGAATTATTAACTGGGCTTAAAGAACTGGGTTTTAGTTTAGCGATTGATGGCGATGATGATGTGCTTAGTAATATTGAAAAGTTACCATTAGTGATTGATGAAGTAAAAGTACCGGTTGCGCAACTTCAGCATTTAGATAAACAGCAAATGGATAAGGTATCGCAAGCCTATCACTACCATTCAATTAATTACATATTTGCGCGCATTGAAAATTACCAGCAGCAGAAGCTCGTGCAAAACAATTTCTCATGTAGTTTTATGCAAGGATATTATTTAGCGCCACCGATCCCTGTAAACCAAGTTTTTGAGATGTTAAAAAATAATCGTATTTAA